The stretch of DNA GGTATGGGGGTAGTACGGCGGCTGTGGTGGATGGAGGGAGATATTTCAAAGAATGACTTGAATATGGTCGCGGGAAGAGGAGAGTGGGTGGTGGAGCGGTGTCCGCCGGGGCTGAAGGAGGGGATAGATGTATGGGGCGAAGCGGCATCGGTGGAGCTGATGCGTCGAGTGAAGGCGAAGCTGGACCCGAAGGGCATTCTTAGCCCGGGCCGGTTTGTGGGAGGGATTTAGGTGGTCGAGGTCAAGAAGGCACCCTTGATTGAATTTGGGCCGAGGGAAGAGGACTTATATCGCTGCGTGCATTGCGGACTGTGCCTGAGCGCGTGCCCGACGTATATGGAGACGGGGTTGGAGACGGAGTCACCGAGGGGTCGGATTGCGCTGATGAAGGCGGTGAAGGAGGGCCGGCTGGGAGTGACGCCTCGGGTGGCGTCGCACTGGGAGATGTGTCTGGCGTGCCGGGCCTGCGAGGCGGTGTGTCCTTCGGGGGTGCCGTATGGTCGGCTTATCGAGGACACACGGGCGGAGGTGGTGCGGCAGGGGAGGCTATCGTGGCGCGCGAGGCTGGCACAGGCGATATTTTTACGAGGCGTGCTACCGAGGCCGTGGCTGCTGAGGGCAGGGATGAGGGCATTGTGGCTGTATCAGAGGTTAGGGTTGCAGTGGGTGGTGAGGAGAAGCAGAGTGTTGCGGGTGATGCCGGGTGGAGTGGCGGAGATGGAGGAGCAGCTGCCCAAGATACCCTCTCGGTTTTTTGAACCCCGACGGGAGGTGCATGGGGCGATGGGGGAGAAGAGGATGCGGGTGGGGCTGCTATCGGGGTGTGTGATGCCGCTGATGCAGTCGGGGGCGATGGATGCGTCGGTGCGGGTGCTGCAGAGGAACGGCTGCGAGGTAGCAGTGTCGATGGGGCAAGGGTGCTGCGGTGCGCTGAATCTGCACAGCGGGGACGTGGAGACGGCGCGTCGGATGGCGCGTCGAAATATCGACGTGTTTTTGGAAGCGGGGGTGGAGAAGGTAGTGGTGGCGTCGGCGGGATGCGGCTCGACGATGAAGGAGTACGGGCAGTTATTTGAGGGCGACGCCGAGTACGCCGAGAGGGCGCGTCGGTTGGGGAAGATGACAGTTGACATAACGGAGCTGCTGGCGTCGCTGCCGCTGAAGGGGCCGTCGCGAGAGATGAAGGTGCGGGTGACGTACCAGGACCCGTGTCACCTGGCCCACGCGCAGCGGATTACGGAGGTGCCCCGGCAGGTGCTGAGGTCGATACCGGGGTTGGAGCTAGTGGAGATGGAGAACGCCAGCCGGTGCTGCGGGGCGGCCGGGATATATTCGGTGACGCAGGCGGAGATGTCGAGGCGGCTGGTGGAGCGAAAGGTGGAGTGGGTGAGGGCGTCGGGGGCGGAGGTGGTGGCGACGGCGAACCCGGGGTGCATGATGCAGTTGGAGGCGGGGCTACGAAGGACGGGGTCGAAGGCGCGGGTGCGGCACGTGGTGGAGGTGGTGGAGGAGGCGTACGGGGGAGGAGAGAGCTAAGTGGGGGGTTGGTGGTGAGCATAGATCCTTCGCAGGCTCAGGATGACAGGACTTGTTTTATTATCTGACCTCGGAATGATTGGCCGACGCTTATGGGAAGATGTGGGTGGCGGGAATGGAATGTAATGTCAGCGGACGGCACGGTGAGGTTTCTCGACTTCGCTCGAAATGACTTAAACGCAATCTGACGACTGCTTGAGCAGCGAACTTAGCAGCTAAGGCGACTTGCTACGCGCTGGCGCCAGCCTTTTTCTCCAGTT from SAR202 cluster bacterium encodes:
- a CDS encoding 4Fe-4S dicluster domain-containing protein; the protein is MVEVKKAPLIEFGPREEDLYRCVHCGLCLSACPTYMETGLETESPRGRIALMKAVKEGRLGVTPRVASHWEMCLACRACEAVCPSGVPYGRLIEDTRAEVVRQGRLSWRARLAQAIFLRGVLPRPWLLRAGMRALWLYQRLGLQWVVRRSRVLRVMPGGVAEMEEQLPKIPSRFFEPRREVHGAMGEKRMRVGLLSGCVMPLMQSGAMDASVRVLQRNGCEVAVSMGQGCCGALNLHSGDVETARRMARRNIDVFLEAGVEKVVVASAGCGSTMKEYGQLFEGDAEYAERARRLGKMTVDITELLASLPLKGPSREMKVRVTYQDPCHLAHAQRITEVPRQVLRSIPGLELVEMENASRCCGAAGIYSVTQAEMSRRLVERKVEWVRASGAEVVATANPGCMMQLEAGLRRTGSKARVRHVVEVVEEAYGGGES